From the genome of Nicotiana sylvestris chromosome 2, ASM39365v2, whole genome shotgun sequence, one region includes:
- the LOC138886220 gene encoding uncharacterized protein — protein MTKVAQIKGNWNNNNKNFSNRSSSPYVPPKGQFSNQGSSSDSKLENMLERVLQNQERSNTSMRNMTELVSSHTASIQKLEMQMRDLSREQNPKQKGTSKTPPPPFPQRLARKVDDSKLEKFYNILKQLSVNIPFVEAFQETSGFAKYLKDLITKKKTTKNELVNVTHQVSFIIATTTVQKKEDPGAFTIPCTIGARDFARALCDNRASINLMPLSIYKQVGLGVPRPTNMRLQMADRSIKRTVGIVDDVLVKVGEFHLPVDFVILDYAVDKEIPIILGIPFLATGRALMDSERNEIKFRVNDEEVTFQASKGMKLPHEYESISVIDVVDEVEDAV, from the exons ATGACCAAGGTAGCTCAAATCAAAGggaattggaataacaacaacaaaaacttcTCAAATCGAAGTTCAAGCCCTTATGTTCCACCAAAAGGGCAATTTTCAAATCAAGGGTCCTCAAGTGATTCCAAGTTGGAAAACATGCTTGAACgggtattgcaaaatcaagaaAGGTCCAACACTTCAATGAGGAATATGACCGAACTTGTCAGTTCTCATACTGCAtccattcaaaaattggagatgcaaatgagagatCTCTCTAGGGAACAAAATCCAAAGCAAAAGGGGACTTCTAA aactcctcctcctcctttccctcaaagacttgctaggaaggttgatgatagcaaactcgaAAAGTTCTATAACATTCTCAAGCAGTTATCGGTAAATAttccatttgtggaagcatttcaagagaCGTCGGGTTTTGCTAAGTATTTGAAAGACTTGATCACCAAGAAGAAAACCACCAAGAATGAATTAGTGAATGTGACTCACCAGGTTAGTTTCATCATTGCAACAACCAccgttcaaaagaaagaagacccgggagctttcaccattccatgcactattggggcgCGTGATTTTGCAAGAGCTCTTTGTGATAATAGGGCTAGCATCAACTTAATGCCTCTTTCCATTTACAAGCAAGTGGGGTTAGGTGTGCCGCGACCTACAaatatgaggttgcaaatggctgATCGTTCCATAAAGAGAACAGTGGGAAttgttgatgatgttcttgtgaaAGTGGGGGAGTTCCATTTGCCCGTCGATTTTGTAATCCTTGATTATGCAGTTGACAAAGAGATACCTATTATCTTGGGGATACCATTTCTTGCTACAGGAAGAGCACTTATGGATTCGGAACGGAATGAGATCAAGTTCCGTGTGAATGATGAAGAGGTCACGTTTCAAGCAAGCAAGGGTATGAAACTGCCACATGAATATGAAAGCATatcggtgattgatgttgttgatgaGGTGGAAGACGCAGTTTAA